The following coding sequences lie in one Thalassoglobus polymorphus genomic window:
- a CDS encoding prenyltransferase/squalene oxidase repeat-containing protein has product MANSKLNEAPDHDEKNWWEQHRESLGVTFCSMAVHIALLAMLAMIVIPGESYDFTNYLTVRTEVIENPALETVENLKLTPDKLIDSSTNNSASMDLATNVLSHQPSPMSVDTEQEELQWELEAIEYIGSHRKHGDLSGRTEEARSIMLKAFGGTATSEAAVNSGLKWLKNHQNEDGSWNFNHIHPECGDSCTSPGTLSSNTVGATSLALLCFVGAGNTHEKGDYQEQVQSGLAFLNQKYLEADVRGDMRGSSGNSGMYVQGIATILLCEVYGLTRDRKFRKVAQECVDFILEAQHPENGGWRYRLQQPDGDTSVVGWQVMALTSARMAGLTVPGRAKVRAERFLDSVQLAEGAYYGYVRPEKKASTTSIGLLCRMYYGWDASTPAMKVGVEYLERLGPANDNQYFNYYATQVLHHWGGPKWKKWNNVMREQLITTQVKTGHAAGSWAPRDPHSRSGGRLYSTCLSILTLEVYYRHLPLYQRRMTQTEF; this is encoded by the coding sequence TTGGCAAACTCGAAATTGAATGAGGCTCCAGATCACGACGAAAAAAACTGGTGGGAACAACACCGGGAGTCGCTTGGGGTCACATTCTGTAGCATGGCGGTGCATATTGCTTTGCTGGCGATGCTGGCGATGATCGTCATTCCGGGAGAGTCTTACGATTTTACTAACTATTTGACTGTCAGAACTGAGGTCATCGAAAACCCCGCGTTAGAGACAGTCGAGAATCTCAAGCTGACTCCCGACAAGTTGATCGACAGCAGCACGAACAATTCGGCGTCGATGGACTTGGCGACGAATGTTCTCTCTCACCAGCCCAGCCCAATGTCTGTGGATACTGAGCAGGAAGAATTACAGTGGGAACTGGAAGCGATTGAATACATCGGCAGCCACCGAAAACATGGCGACCTCTCTGGGCGAACTGAGGAAGCCCGTTCGATTATGCTGAAAGCGTTTGGCGGGACGGCGACGAGTGAAGCAGCAGTCAACAGCGGGCTCAAGTGGCTGAAGAATCATCAGAATGAAGATGGAAGCTGGAACTTCAATCATATTCATCCGGAATGTGGGGACTCCTGCACTTCCCCTGGGACGCTCTCCAGTAACACCGTGGGAGCGACTTCGCTTGCTCTGTTATGTTTTGTCGGAGCTGGCAATACTCACGAAAAGGGTGATTACCAAGAGCAGGTTCAATCCGGGCTGGCGTTCTTGAATCAGAAATACCTGGAGGCCGATGTCCGGGGAGACATGCGCGGTTCGAGCGGAAATTCAGGGATGTATGTGCAGGGGATCGCCACAATTTTATTGTGCGAAGTTTACGGCCTGACGCGAGACCGCAAATTTCGCAAGGTGGCTCAAGAGTGTGTAGACTTCATTCTGGAAGCTCAACATCCGGAGAACGGAGGATGGCGATACCGTTTGCAGCAACCTGATGGAGATACCTCTGTGGTTGGCTGGCAAGTGATGGCACTGACGAGTGCTCGCATGGCTGGCTTGACGGTTCCTGGCCGCGCGAAAGTTCGAGCAGAACGATTTCTTGATTCCGTTCAACTCGCAGAAGGAGCCTATTACGGCTACGTGCGTCCCGAAAAGAAAGCGTCAACAACAAGTATCGGTTTGCTCTGCCGAATGTATTACGGATGGGACGCGAGTACGCCTGCGATGAAAGTCGGCGTGGAGTATCTGGAGCGGTTGGGGCCGGCGAACGACAATCAATACTTCAATTACTATGCGACACAGGTCCTTCACCACTGGGGAGGACCGAAATGGAAGAAGTGGAACAATGTGATGCGGGAGCAACTCATCACCACGCAAGTGAAAACAGGGCACGCTGCCGGGAGTTGGGCACCTCGTGATCCTCACAGTCGAAGCGGTGGGCGATTGTATTCGACTTGCTTATCGATATTGACATTGGAAGTCTATTATCGCCATCTTCCACTTTACCAACGACGGATGACGCAAACCGAATTTTGA
- a CDS encoding NAD+ synthase, translating to MTAPKTDSVIKTDPDMKIAIAQLNPIIGDLRGNTEKIRQAAINAREQGAELLVTPELSISGYPPKDLLHRNGFVEACDAAVLELTDLTTETFGILIGHPSLWDSASGKPFNSATLLGDGKRLATIHKALLPNYDVFDEERYFDPGKDQSPVEFLGKRLGIHICEDAWFGEPETFYHLPPIVRKDPVLNLAEQGVDIFINLSASPFEAGKFARRQEIVKRHVSTHRRPVVFANQIGGNDDLVFDGNSFVLNTDGEVVQSLAAFEEDMQIVDFNNLPSPIMQEFNREQELLDALVLGLGDYMRKCGFTDCVLGLSGGIDSALAAAIAARAVGGERVHAILMPSRHSTDHSIDDSLKLAEALGLDTETIPIDEVHRAYEGLPVVGEDLAINPSGLPDQNLQARIRGAIVMTRSNTHGWIPLATGNKSELSVGYCTLYGDMCGGFAALCDLYKQDVYELSRHINMIEGREVIPKNIIDKAPSAELAPNQFDQDSLPPYPILDAILKGLIDEQASPAELAKEFPEETVRWVVRQLDRNEFKRWQIPPGTKLSTKAFGTGRRMPMASRSYTGFEDL from the coding sequence GTGACCGCCCCCAAAACCGATTCCGTCATCAAAACTGATCCCGATATGAAAATTGCCATTGCTCAGTTGAACCCTATCATCGGAGACCTGCGGGGAAATACCGAGAAAATCAGACAAGCAGCCATCAACGCCCGCGAACAGGGAGCCGAACTTCTGGTGACTCCTGAGCTAAGCATTTCAGGGTATCCACCAAAGGATTTATTGCACCGCAACGGTTTCGTTGAGGCTTGTGATGCAGCGGTTCTCGAACTGACTGACCTCACGACCGAGACCTTTGGAATCCTGATCGGTCACCCTTCTTTGTGGGACTCAGCTTCTGGCAAGCCATTCAACTCAGCGACCCTTCTCGGCGACGGCAAACGGCTCGCGACGATTCACAAAGCCTTGCTGCCCAACTATGACGTTTTCGACGAAGAACGATATTTCGATCCGGGGAAAGATCAGTCACCTGTTGAGTTTCTCGGGAAGCGATTGGGCATCCATATCTGCGAAGATGCCTGGTTTGGAGAACCTGAAACGTTTTACCATCTCCCCCCGATTGTGCGGAAAGACCCCGTTCTGAATCTCGCTGAGCAAGGCGTAGACATCTTCATCAACTTGTCTGCCAGCCCCTTCGAAGCTGGAAAGTTTGCACGTCGACAAGAGATCGTGAAGCGGCATGTGTCGACGCATCGACGACCAGTCGTTTTCGCAAATCAAATCGGCGGCAATGATGACCTTGTGTTTGACGGCAACAGCTTCGTTCTGAATACCGACGGAGAAGTCGTTCAATCATTGGCTGCCTTTGAAGAAGACATGCAGATTGTTGACTTCAACAACCTGCCCTCTCCAATAATGCAGGAGTTTAATCGAGAACAAGAACTTCTCGACGCGCTGGTACTCGGCCTGGGAGACTACATGAGAAAGTGTGGTTTCACAGATTGCGTTCTCGGTCTTTCTGGCGGAATCGACAGCGCACTTGCAGCGGCAATCGCTGCCCGAGCGGTCGGCGGAGAACGAGTCCATGCGATTCTGATGCCCAGTCGCCACAGCACGGACCACAGCATTGACGACTCGCTAAAGCTCGCCGAGGCTCTCGGGCTCGATACGGAAACGATCCCCATCGATGAGGTCCATCGAGCATATGAAGGACTGCCTGTAGTGGGAGAAGACCTGGCGATCAACCCAAGTGGCCTTCCCGATCAAAATCTGCAAGCCCGGATCCGGGGTGCCATCGTCATGACTCGGAGCAACACCCATGGGTGGATTCCGCTTGCAACCGGAAACAAAAGTGAACTCTCCGTCGGCTATTGCACCCTGTACGGCGATATGTGTGGAGGATTTGCCGCTCTGTGTGATCTCTACAAACAGGACGTTTACGAACTTTCTCGCCACATCAATATGATCGAAGGGCGAGAAGTCATTCCGAAGAACATTATCGACAAAGCTCCCAGTGCGGAACTGGCACCAAACCAGTTTGATCAGGACAGCCTTCCGCCATACCCGATTCTTGATGCGATCCTGAAAGGGCTGATCGACGAGCAGGCTTCACCCGCTGAGCTCGCCAAAGAATTCCCGGAAGAGACAGTCCGCTGGGTCGTTCGACAACTCGACCGCAACGAGTTCAAACGTTGGCAAATCCCGCCGGGAACGAAACTCTCTACGAAAGCCTTTGGAACCGGTCGACGCATGCCCATGGCATCCCGCAGCTACACCGGATTTGAAGATTTGTGA
- the leuC gene encoding 3-isopropylmalate dehydratase large subunit, protein MSDKQNLFNKVWDLHTVGTLPSGLDQLFVGLHLIHEVTSPQAFEMLRERGLKVLAPERTVATVDHIVPTDVQSRPFNDMLAEQMMSAIEKNCQEFGVTLMDLKDSRQGIVHAVGPEQGLTQPGMTIACGDSHTSTHGAFGTIAFGIGTSQVAYVLSTQTLAMSRPKVRRVVVNGELAPGVFAKDVILYIIRKLGVKGGIGYAYEFAGEVFDRMTMEERMTVCNMSIEGGARCGYINPDQTTVDYLEGRPFAPQGEEFEKAAEWWLSLASGEDAEFDDEVVFNAAEIEPTVTWGINPGQSVGINENIPAVSAFPQEEQVGVQEALEFMELEAEQSMNGVKIDVAFIGSCTNGRISDLREAATLVKGHKVADGVKALVVPGSQLIAKQAEKEGLDKIFIDAGFEWREAGCSMCLAMNPDKLKGREMCASSSNRNFKGRQGSPTGRTLLMSPAMVAAAAIRGEVTDVREFSAVPA, encoded by the coding sequence ATGAGCGACAAACAAAACCTGTTCAACAAAGTCTGGGATCTTCACACCGTTGGGACGTTGCCATCCGGGCTCGACCAACTCTTTGTTGGACTCCACCTGATTCACGAAGTCACCAGCCCGCAAGCCTTCGAAATGTTGCGTGAACGTGGCCTGAAAGTCCTGGCTCCTGAGCGGACAGTTGCAACTGTGGACCACATCGTCCCGACCGATGTCCAGTCACGGCCTTTCAATGACATGCTCGCAGAACAGATGATGTCTGCAATTGAGAAGAACTGTCAGGAATTCGGCGTCACGCTGATGGACCTCAAAGACAGCCGACAGGGAATCGTCCACGCTGTTGGGCCAGAACAAGGGCTCACGCAGCCAGGCATGACCATTGCCTGCGGCGACAGTCACACATCAACTCATGGCGCCTTCGGAACAATTGCTTTCGGGATTGGAACGTCACAAGTTGCTTATGTCCTTTCAACACAAACCCTCGCCATGAGTCGCCCGAAAGTTCGACGCGTTGTCGTCAACGGCGAATTGGCACCGGGTGTCTTTGCGAAAGATGTGATTCTGTACATCATTCGCAAATTGGGCGTCAAAGGCGGAATTGGATACGCCTACGAATTTGCTGGCGAAGTCTTCGACCGAATGACCATGGAAGAACGGATGACCGTTTGCAACATGAGCATCGAAGGGGGAGCCCGCTGCGGATACATCAATCCCGACCAAACTACAGTCGACTACCTCGAAGGTCGCCCGTTTGCTCCACAAGGGGAAGAGTTTGAAAAAGCAGCTGAGTGGTGGCTCTCATTGGCATCTGGCGAAGATGCGGAATTCGATGACGAAGTCGTCTTCAACGCTGCTGAGATCGAACCAACTGTGACTTGGGGAATTAACCCCGGTCAGTCTGTCGGGATCAACGAAAACATCCCAGCCGTCTCCGCATTCCCTCAAGAAGAGCAAGTCGGCGTGCAGGAAGCTCTTGAGTTCATGGAACTCGAAGCTGAACAATCAATGAACGGCGTCAAAATCGATGTCGCCTTCATCGGCTCTTGCACAAACGGTCGAATCTCTGACCTGCGTGAAGCAGCCACTCTCGTCAAAGGGCACAAAGTTGCCGACGGAGTGAAGGCGTTGGTCGTCCCCGGATCACAGCTCATCGCGAAACAAGCCGAGAAAGAAGGTCTGGATAAGATCTTTATCGACGCCGGTTTTGAATGGCGTGAAGCGGGTTGCTCGATGTGCCTCGCCATGAACCCTGACAAACTCAAGGGCCGCGAGATGTGTGCATCCTCATCAAACCGAAACTTCAAAGGTCGACAGGGAAGCCCAACCGGCAGAACTCTGCTCATGAGTCCCGCCATGGTCGCTGCCGCCGCGATCCGCGGTGAAGTCACCGACGTCCGAGAATTCTCAGCCGTCCCGGCTTAG